The following are encoded in a window of Apis mellifera strain DH4 linkage group LG10, Amel_HAv3.1, whole genome shotgun sequence genomic DNA:
- the LOC410206 gene encoding differentially expressed in FDCP 8 homolog isoform X1, translated as MIDTKNNANGTYDCNQESRIRTDSSDTMPSTPSSSSDYMTGEADDSSDSKAVIPFSLKSVETVLSLSKATSEEYLKDMIEKCKQMVLESAECSDERKWLVRRLIELRLRVQEFRELSEANLLETQVILGHHLIPQKYYITTSGPVYCDHCSGAIWTMLQSWYMCNDCKFCCHWKCLNNICRVCVHVVASEAGGYTYTKDICPEQGLSNQGYRCAECKARITFTFSKGLSLSCFGSPFKNTESAWIEPRLCDYTGLYYCQRCHWNTAMVIPARVIRNWDMESRPVSRVAAQLLTLLEERSVLLLEDLNPKLFTLVPDLSVVKRMREEMQMMKRYLVLCPEANNQGLPWKIGIRTHMIENSGNYSIKDLIDLNNGILLEEIRAAYDTMHTHITEQCELCKARGHLCELCGNDEIIYPWDASSISCHQCTAVHHRACWSKQNHCCPRCTRLQKRRALQDQQTSDTDECITENGLNSSESPSDTT; from the exons atgatagacacaaaaaataatgcaaatggAACATATGATTGTAATCAAGAGTCAAGGATTAGAACTGACAGTTCCGATACAATGCCATCAACACCTTCTTCATCATCTGATTATATGACAGGAGAAGCAGATGATAGTTCGGATAGCAAAGCTGTCATACCTTTTAGTTTAAAATCAGTAGAAACAGTGCTTTCATTGTCTAAg gctACTTCTGAAGAATATCTTAAAGATAtgatagaaaaatgtaaacaaaTGGTATTAGAAAGTGCAGAATGTTCAGATGAGCGAAAATGGCTTGTTAGACGTTTAATTGAATTACGCTTAAGAGTACAAGAATTTAGAGAATTATCAGAAGCAAATTTGCTTGAAACACAAGTAATTTTAGGACATCACTTAATAccacaaaaatattacataacaaCTTCTGGACCTGTATATTGTGATCATTGTAGTGGAGCTATTTGGACTATGCTTCAATCATGGTATATGTGCAATG attGCAAATTTTGTTGCCATtggaaatgtttaaataacatATGCAGAGTATGTGTTCATGTAGTTGCTAGTGAAGCAGGTGGTTATACTTATACAAAAGATATTTGTCCTGAACAGGGTTTATCAAATCAAGGATATAGATGTGCTGAATGCAAAGCACGAATTACATTTA ctTTCTCAAAAGGATTATCCTTATCTTGTTTTGGCAgtccatttaaaaatacag aaTCAGCATGGATTGAGCCGCGACTTTGTGACTATACAGGATTGTATTATTGTCAAAGATGTCATTGGAATACTGCAATGGTAATTCCTGCAAGAGTAATTAGAAACTGGGATATGGAATCGCGACCTGTATCTCGTGTTGCTGCACAACTTTTAACACTTTTAGAAGAACGTTCTGTTTTATTACTTGAAGACTTAAATCCAAAATTGTTTACTTTAGTTCCAGATCTATCTGTAGTAAAg agAATGCGGGAGGAAATGCAAATGATGAAACGTTATTTAGTTTTGTGCCCAGAAGCTAATAATCAAGGATTACCATGGAAAATTGGAATACGTACTCATATGATAGAAAATTCaggaaattattcaattaaagatctcattgatttaaataatggaataCTTTTAGAAGAAATTCGTGCTGCATATGATACTATGCATACTCATATCACAGAGCAATGTGAATTATGTAAAGCAAG aggTCACTTATGTGAATTGTGTGGtaatgatgaaattatatatccatGGGATGCAAGTTCTATTAGTTGTCATCAATGTACAGCAGTTCATCATCGTGCATGTTGGTCAAAACAAAATCACTGTTGTCCACGTTGTACGAGACTTCAGAAACGGCGTGCCTTGCAAGATCAACAAACTTCAGATACAGATGAATGTATTACTGAAAATGGATTAAACTCGAGTGAATCACCAAGTGATAcaacataa
- the LOC410206 gene encoding differentially expressed in FDCP 8 homolog isoform X2, which yields MIDTKNNANGTYDCNQESRIRTDSSDTMPSTPSSSSDYMTGEADDSSDSKAVIPFSLKSVETVLSLSKATSEEYLKDMIEKCKQMVLESAECSDERKWLVRRLIELRLRVQEFRELSEANLLETQVILGHHLIPQKYYITTSGPVYCDHCSGAIWTMLQSWYMCNDCKFCCHWKCLNNICRVCVHVVASEAGGYTYTKDICPEQGLSNQGYRCAECKARITFKSAWIEPRLCDYTGLYYCQRCHWNTAMVIPARVIRNWDMESRPVSRVAAQLLTLLEERSVLLLEDLNPKLFTLVPDLSVVKRMREEMQMMKRYLVLCPEANNQGLPWKIGIRTHMIENSGNYSIKDLIDLNNGILLEEIRAAYDTMHTHITEQCELCKARGHLCELCGNDEIIYPWDASSISCHQCTAVHHRACWSKQNHCCPRCTRLQKRRALQDQQTSDTDECITENGLNSSESPSDTT from the exons atgatagacacaaaaaataatgcaaatggAACATATGATTGTAATCAAGAGTCAAGGATTAGAACTGACAGTTCCGATACAATGCCATCAACACCTTCTTCATCATCTGATTATATGACAGGAGAAGCAGATGATAGTTCGGATAGCAAAGCTGTCATACCTTTTAGTTTAAAATCAGTAGAAACAGTGCTTTCATTGTCTAAg gctACTTCTGAAGAATATCTTAAAGATAtgatagaaaaatgtaaacaaaTGGTATTAGAAAGTGCAGAATGTTCAGATGAGCGAAAATGGCTTGTTAGACGTTTAATTGAATTACGCTTAAGAGTACAAGAATTTAGAGAATTATCAGAAGCAAATTTGCTTGAAACACAAGTAATTTTAGGACATCACTTAATAccacaaaaatattacataacaaCTTCTGGACCTGTATATTGTGATCATTGTAGTGGAGCTATTTGGACTATGCTTCAATCATGGTATATGTGCAATG attGCAAATTTTGTTGCCATtggaaatgtttaaataacatATGCAGAGTATGTGTTCATGTAGTTGCTAGTGAAGCAGGTGGTTATACTTATACAAAAGATATTTGTCCTGAACAGGGTTTATCAAATCAAGGATATAGATGTGCTGAATGCAAAGCACGAATTACATTTA aaTCAGCATGGATTGAGCCGCGACTTTGTGACTATACAGGATTGTATTATTGTCAAAGATGTCATTGGAATACTGCAATGGTAATTCCTGCAAGAGTAATTAGAAACTGGGATATGGAATCGCGACCTGTATCTCGTGTTGCTGCACAACTTTTAACACTTTTAGAAGAACGTTCTGTTTTATTACTTGAAGACTTAAATCCAAAATTGTTTACTTTAGTTCCAGATCTATCTGTAGTAAAg agAATGCGGGAGGAAATGCAAATGATGAAACGTTATTTAGTTTTGTGCCCAGAAGCTAATAATCAAGGATTACCATGGAAAATTGGAATACGTACTCATATGATAGAAAATTCaggaaattattcaattaaagatctcattgatttaaataatggaataCTTTTAGAAGAAATTCGTGCTGCATATGATACTATGCATACTCATATCACAGAGCAATGTGAATTATGTAAAGCAAG aggTCACTTATGTGAATTGTGTGGtaatgatgaaattatatatccatGGGATGCAAGTTCTATTAGTTGTCATCAATGTACAGCAGTTCATCATCGTGCATGTTGGTCAAAACAAAATCACTGTTGTCCACGTTGTACGAGACTTCAGAAACGGCGTGCCTTGCAAGATCAACAAACTTCAGATACAGATGAATGTATTACTGAAAATGGATTAAACTCGAGTGAATCACCAAGTGATAcaacataa
- the LOC726121 gene encoding golgin subfamily A member 6-like protein 22 isoform X2, with amino-acid sequence MAINIKFTKFDNTPWGFRLAGGSDFPQPLTVIRVTEGSLAECMGLKVGDVVVRLNDQPISSLTHGQAHEELMRAGNNFVLGVLRQEDFVKAAEALSEENIVPYKIPLADLPPVFPEQILKEETVIERHEYEIKTREEEEGPKEVEPLPEKPKDANSEIVPNQNLTDDEIAQLILGEEELLDDKGVLGVNFKKLRPRVTVLKQSKVIEELQNIATAEPPLVEQLRRTSVFLQKPERPIPTPRKKEGEQEDRETESYKVVIKKQKRRSVTDRLLERGLLKPEGASTPEPFTPEATPSATPEPGYRSDREPESRPESKAESKRSEEESEAERGETVVSALNEEKEEEVREKEEEEKEEGAKGREEERTTRESVLNEIEREMASVAAKVDKERIKELVTTEINLEKQLENVQRQLLSLKQLPSEIENHLRIVSEQLQKIMELSGVQNGATVNATAEKEEEEEEEEERRGGEPEERKSEEGKESEEERAEETEEQDVTEYTEDISYSAYSDEHLRIVQPSEDEGEEETETQELEGTLSVKSEEGSRVKKFVVSYETKVLKSPSPAPSHGSFEPDPNLSAKDQVIQELQERVKQRGRKRSQDLWPQAKQVELTLGRRWRCPNDFFNDEMIAEVLSSQAEVIRGRALGVNFKKYEKTNLPNFDHLMNSSVYKMIHKMEKEPKRGIPARPAKVNAAEDIIERVKSPAFSIADDRSTRSVSH; translated from the exons ATGGCTATCAAcataaaattcacaaaattcgATAACACACCATGGGGATTTCGATTGGCGGGTGGAAGCGATTTTCCACAACCATTGACTGTCATCAGA GTAACAGAGGGAAGTTTGGCGGAATGCATGGGTTTAAAAGTCGGCGACGTGGTGGTAAGATTAAACGATCAACCCATTAGTTCTTTAACCCACGGCCAGGCGCACGAGGAATTAATGCGAGCAGGAAATAACTTTGTTCTCGGTGTGCTGAG ACAAGAAGATTTTGTCAAGGCTGCGGAGGCGCTGTCCGAGGAGAACATCGTCCCTTATAAGATCCCT CTCGCAGATTTGCCACCAGTCTTCCCGGAGCAAATCTTGAAGGAGGAGACTGTGATCGAACGTCACGAGTATGAGATAAAGACgcgggaggaggaagaggggccAAAGGAGGTGGAACCGCTCCCTGAGAAGCCGAAAGACGCCAACAGCGAGATCGTGCCGAATCAAAACCTCACGGACGACGAGATCGCGCAATTGATCCTCGGGGAAGAGGAACTTTTGGACGATAAAGGCGTTTTGGG GGTGAACTTTAAGAAACTGAGGCCACGCGTCACGGTTCTGAAGCAATCCAAGGTTATAGAAGAGCTTCAGAACATAGCCACCGCCGAGCCACCGTTGGTCGAGCAGTTGAGGCGCACCTCGGTTTTCCTTCAGAAACCGGAGCGGCCGATACCGACACCCCGCAAGAAGGAGGGGGAGCAGGAAGACAGGGAGACGGAGTCTTACAAAGTTGTGATAAAGAAGCAGAAAAGGAGAAGCGTGACCGACCGGCTGCTAGAGAGGGGCTTGCTGAAACCGGAGGGCGCGAGCACCCCGGAGCCCTTCACTCCCGAG GCGACACCGTCGGCCACTCCGGAGCCGGGCTACAGATCGGATCGAGAACCTGAATCGCGGCCAGAATCGAAGGCCGAATCGAAGCGTTCGGAGGAGGAGAGCGAGGCCGAGCGAGGGGAGACGGTTGTATCGGCGTTgaacgaggagaaggaggaggaggttcgcgagaaggaggaggaggagaaggaggaaggggcTAAGGggcgggaggaggagaggacgaCGCGCGAGAGCGTTTTGAACGAGATCGAGAGGGAGATGGCGAGCGTCGCGGCGAAGGTCGATAAGGAGAGGATCAAGGAGTTGGTCACAACGGAGATCAATCTGGAGAAGCAACTGGAGAACGTTCAACGCCAGTTGTTGTCGTTGAAGCAACTTCCCAGCGAGATCGAGAATCACCTGAGGATCGTCTCCGAGCAATTGCAGAAGATCATGGAGTTGAGCGGTGTCCAAAACGGCGCCACCGTTAACGCTACTGctgagaaggaggaggaggaggaggaggaggaggaacggcGAGGAGGAG AGCCGGAAGAGCGGAAGtcggaggaggggaaggagtCGGAGGAGGAGCGCGCGGAGGAAACGGAGGAACAGGACGTGACGGAGTACACGGAGGATATCTCGTATTCAGCCTATTCGGACGAGCATCTGAGGATCGTTCAGCCTAGCGAGGacgagggggaggaagagacCGAGACGCAGGAGCTGGAAGGGACGCTATCGGTGAAGAGCGAGGAGGGAAGCAGGGTGAAGAAATTCGTCGTCTCGTACGAGACCAAGGTTCTGAAATCGCCGAGCCCCGCGCCGTCTCACG GCAGTTTCGAACCAGATCCAAATCTATCGGCAAAAGACCAAGTTATTCAGGAGTTGCAG GAGAGAGTGAAGCAACGAGGGAGGAAACGTTCGCAAGATCTCTGGCCCCAGGCTAAGCAAGTCGAACTTACGCTTGGCCGCAGATGGAGGTGTCCGAATGATTTCTTCAATGACGAAATGATTGCCGAGGTTTTATCTTCCCAGGCGGAAGTGATTCGAGGCAGAGCCTTGGg AGTAAACTTTAAGAAATACGAAAAGACCAATCTACCCAACTTTGATCACTTAATGAACTCGAGCGTCTATAAGATGATTCATAAAATGGAGAAAGAGCCGAAGAGAGGAATTCCAGCTAGGCCTGCCAAAGTGAACGCCGCGGAGGACATAATCGAGAGGGTC aAATCCCCGGCGTTCAGTATCGCGGACGACAGAAGTACCCGGAGCGTCAGCCACTGA
- the LOC410205 gene encoding gastrulation defective protein 1 homolog, with product MNTKKGITFGKINKDLTRDMTKNTETVSSGFGTFGKKSLETNITKMNEIKPEDEEESQNLKQVMGITGFGKKAKSFDVQEMLENITKTINNSKVSNVNIKSIEKESKTIPAKEVIKDIDIINNESTNDNEEDDDFIGPPIPPELQNSINLEQSTKIKDQNDNESDEDEEQSDIEEELQLKDKIPCSHEVTMTHGTKAVTAIAADPSGARLASGSIDYDVCFWDFAGMDSSMRSFRTLQPCENHPIKCLQYSMTGDVILVISGSAQAKVLDRDGFEKCETVKGDQYITDMARTKGHTAGLNSGCWHPFTKEEYLTCSQDSTCRIWILYRPRAHKHLIKCRAQNGVKTIPTICAYSREGNVVACGCIDGSIQMWDHRKNFVNPSLIQRNAHAQGAEISSLSFSYLGQMLATRSCDDTLKLWDLRAFKTPIFEAKNLYSRYDTTDCMFNPDDSILITGESLSKNQSTGRILFYDTKTFDLINGINVTNSHVIKTLWHPKLNQIFVGCGNGIVKVYYDSKKSLRGAKLCVIKTHLKQKHIEVMSTQQIITPHALPLFRQDRPKSVRKQMEKDRLDPVKSRRPDLPITSGQGGRVASSGGTLSSYVIRNLGLSKRIEDDQDPREAILKYAKVAEENPYWIAPAYKKTQPQTIFQTDEQDGVSSAKRQKT from the coding sequence ATGAATACAAAAAAGGGAATAACTTttggtaaaattaataaagatttaactCGAGATATGACGAAAAATACAGAAACTGTAAGTTCTGGATTTGGTACATTTGGCAAAAAATCATTGGAGactaatataacaaaaatgaatgaaattaaacctgaagatgaagaagagtctcaaaatttgaaacaagttATGGGCATAACAGGTTTTGGTAAAAAGGCTAAATCTTTTGATGTACAAGAAATGttggaaaatattacaaaaactattaataatagcAAAGTaagtaatgtaaatataaaatctattgaaaaagaatctaaaaCTATACCCGCAAAAGaagtaattaaagatattgatattattaataatgaaagtaCTAATGATAATGAAGAAGATGATGATTTTATTGGGCCTCCAATACCTCCTGAACTTcagaattcaattaatttagagcaatctacgaaaataaaagatcaaaATGACAATGAAAGTGATGAAGATGAAGAACAATCTGatatagaagaagaattacaattaaaagataaaattccatGCAGTCATGAAGTTACAATGACTCATGGAACCAAAGCAGTAACAGCTATCGCAGCAGACCCTTCTGGAGCAAGATTAGCTTCAGGTTCTATTGATTATGATGTTTGTTTTTGGGATTTTGCTGGCATGGATTCATCAATGAGAAGTTTTAGAACATTGCAACCTTGTGAGAACCATCCAATCAAATGTCTACAATACTCAATGACTGGTGATGTTATATTAGTTATATCAGGTTCTGCACAAGCAAAAGTTTTAGACAGAGATGGTTTTGAAAAATGCGAAACTGTGAAAGGTGATCAATATATAACAGATATGGCACGTACAAAAGGTCATACAGCAGGATTAAACAGTGGTTGCTGGCATCCATTCACAAAGGAAGAATATCTTACTTGTTCACAAGATAGTACATGTAGAATATGGATTTTATATAGACCGCGAGCACATAAACATCTAATAAAGTGTAGAGCACAAAATGGTGTTAAAACCATACCAACCATATGTGCTTACAGTAGAGAAGGTAATGTAGTTGCTTGTGGTTGTATAGATGGTTCTATACAGATGTGGGatcatagaaaaaattttgttaatccaTCATTGATTCAGAGAAATGCACATGCACAAGGTGCTGAGATATCAAGCCTAAGCTTCTCTTATCTTGGACAAATGCTTGCAACCAGAAGTTGTGATGATACGTTAAAGCTTTGGGATTTAAGAGCATTTAAAACACCTATTTTTgaagcaaaaaatttatattctagatATGATACAACCGATTGTATGTTTAATCCAGATGATTCAATTCTTATTACAGGAGAATCTTTAAGTAAAAATCAAAGTACtggtagaattttattttatgatacaaaAACTTTTGATCtaattaatggaataaatgtaacaaattcacatgttattaaaacattatggCATCCAAaactaaatcaaatatttgttgGTTGTGGAAATGGAATAGTTAAGGTATATTACGATTCTAAGAAGAGTTTAAGAGGTGCAAAATTATGTGTTATAAAAAcgcatttaaaacaaaaacataTCGAAGTAATGTCAACTCAACAAATTATTACACCACATGCACTTCCATTATTCAGACAAGATAGGCCTAAATCAGTTCGTAAACAAATGGAAAAAGATCGTTTAGATCCCGTTAAATCGAGAAGACCAGATTTACCAATTACTTCTGGACAAGGTGGAAGAGTTGCTTCCTCTGGTGGAACACTTAGTTCTTATGTAATTCGAAATTTGGGACTTAGTAAAAGAATAGAAGATGATCAAGATCCACGAGAAgccatattaaaatatgcaaaagtAGCAGAAGAAAATCCATACTGGATTGCGCCAGCATATAAAAAAACACAACCACAAACGATATTCCAAACGGATGAGCAGGATGGAGTATCAAGTGCAAAGAGACAAAAaacttaa
- the LOC726121 gene encoding uncharacterized protein LOC726121 isoform X1, which translates to MAINIKFTKFDNTPWGFRLAGGSDFPQPLTVIRVTEGSLAECMGLKVGDVVVRLNDQPISSLTHGQAHEELMRAGNNFVLGVLRQEDFVKAAEALSEENIVPYKIPLADLPPVFPEQILKEETVIERHEYEIKTREEEEGPKEVEPLPEKPKDANSEIVPNQNLTDDEIAQLILGEEELLDDKGVLGVNFKKLRPRVTVLKQSKVIEELQNIATAEPPLVEQLRRTSVFLQKPERPIPTPRKKEGEQEDRETESYKVVIKKQKRRSVTDRLLERGLLKPEGASTPEPFTPEVNMESKAEKVEEEEEEEDSSILDPRSATCSPLDDDPRVSVQRVGPRSSSLFETRAHDVETDGATASRCLSHRERVASKRGSRTSVRFPRRLSLGKWRHVAVKGSKCWLGAVGRGVQVSRGRRGLATSRRGVEKCSKSRRIEGRSYLETYLRREEDNWRVVDGMFGRRCEARCCFVESSSRKTDRVEESPVRGVELSRPRLFPDRRYFDERSRRRILHFKGRYVQRILRRDAVPRSFNRILDAALSLKRNLRARGENSKDWTWYLAENASFNRSCARPRKKFTFRARYVERILEKQFECLGLIANRVRRQLLQLVRSDSSRMIVPSLSSFNSRHASSSLSPAGEGGVLSDLVRSSKDYISAEIFHRGSRRSRSSRASSGVSSDPLDDGFRTFLPIDRSFHDQRFGEGGRGSDKTKAIEDNDRDGRRLSFVPTILYESLTNRIGVDFTRLVAYAFVPCTSIILLYMYK; encoded by the exons ATGGCTATCAAcataaaattcacaaaattcgATAACACACCATGGGGATTTCGATTGGCGGGTGGAAGCGATTTTCCACAACCATTGACTGTCATCAGA GTAACAGAGGGAAGTTTGGCGGAATGCATGGGTTTAAAAGTCGGCGACGTGGTGGTAAGATTAAACGATCAACCCATTAGTTCTTTAACCCACGGCCAGGCGCACGAGGAATTAATGCGAGCAGGAAATAACTTTGTTCTCGGTGTGCTGAG ACAAGAAGATTTTGTCAAGGCTGCGGAGGCGCTGTCCGAGGAGAACATCGTCCCTTATAAGATCCCT CTCGCAGATTTGCCACCAGTCTTCCCGGAGCAAATCTTGAAGGAGGAGACTGTGATCGAACGTCACGAGTATGAGATAAAGACgcgggaggaggaagaggggccAAAGGAGGTGGAACCGCTCCCTGAGAAGCCGAAAGACGCCAACAGCGAGATCGTGCCGAATCAAAACCTCACGGACGACGAGATCGCGCAATTGATCCTCGGGGAAGAGGAACTTTTGGACGATAAAGGCGTTTTGGG GGTGAACTTTAAGAAACTGAGGCCACGCGTCACGGTTCTGAAGCAATCCAAGGTTATAGAAGAGCTTCAGAACATAGCCACCGCCGAGCCACCGTTGGTCGAGCAGTTGAGGCGCACCTCGGTTTTCCTTCAGAAACCGGAGCGGCCGATACCGACACCCCGCAAGAAGGAGGGGGAGCAGGAAGACAGGGAGACGGAGTCTTACAAAGTTGTGATAAAGAAGCAGAAAAGGAGAAGCGTGACCGACCGGCTGCTAGAGAGGGGCTTGCTGAAACCGGAGGGCGCGAGCACCCCGGAGCCCTTCACTCCCGAGGTAAACATGGAAAGTAAGGCGGAAAaagtcgaggaggaggaggaggaggaggattccTCGATCCTCGATCCCCGATCTGCCACGTGCTCGCCGCTCGACGATGATCCCCGAGTATCGGTCCAACGTGTCGGTCCCCGTTCTTCTTCCCTGTTCGAGACTCGTGCGCACGATGTGGAAACGGACGGAGCGACGGCTTCACGTTGCCTCTCACACCGCGAGAGGGTAGCTTCGAAGAGAGGTTCTCGCACGAGTGTTCGCTTTCCAAGGCGTTTGTCGTTGGGCAAGTGGAGGCACGTTGCGGTTAAAGGGAGTAAATGTTGGTTGGGTGCAGTTGGACGAGGCGTGCAGGTGTCGAGGGGTCGGAGAGGACTCGCAACGAGTCGCCGTGGCGTGGAGAAATGTTCGAAATCGAGGAGGATCGAAGGTCGTTCGTACCTCGAGACGTACTTGAGGCGAGAGGAGGATAATTGGCGAGTGGTCGACGGGATGTTCGGGAGGAGGTGCGAGGCGAGGTGCTGCTTCGTTGAATCGTCGTCGAGGAAGACAGATCGGGTGGAGGAGAGTCCCGTTCGCGGTGTAGAATTGTCTCGTCCCCGTTTATTTCCCGATCGACGATATTTCGACGAGAGATCGCGCCGACGTATCCTACATTTCAAGGGTCGTTACGTTCAACGTATCCTTCGGCGCGATGCTGTCCCTCGTTCGTTCAATCGTATCCTCGACGCGGCGTTGTCCTTGAAGCGAAATCTTCGCGCAAGAggagaaaattcgaaagattggACTTGGTATCTCGCGGAAAACGCGTCGTTCAATCGTTCCTGTGCTCGTCCGAGAAAGAAGTTTACATTTCGAGCTCGTTACGTCGAACGTATTCTGGAAAAGCAGTTCGAGTGCCTCGGTTTAATCGCGAACCGCGTTCGACGCCAACTTCTCCAACTCGTCCGATCCGATTCTTCCCGGATGATCGTTCCATCCCTCTCATCCTTCAACTCGCGCCACGCGTCGTCGTCTCTTTCGCCCGCGGGGGAAGGCGGTGTCCTTTCCGATCTCGTCCGTTCGTCCAAAGATTACATCTCGGCCGAGATTTTTCATCGTGGAAGCAGACGATCGAGATCGTCCAGAGCCTCGAGCGGTGTCTCTTCCGATCCGTTGGACGACGGTTTTCGAACGTTCcttccgatcgatcgatcgtttcacgACCAACGTttcggggagggggggaggggaagcgACAAGACGAAAGCGATCGAGGATAACGATCGAGATGGACGCAGGCTATCCTTCGTCCCGACCATCCTCTACGAAAGTTTGACAAATCGCATAGGGGTTGATTTCACGAGATTGGTGGCGTACGCGTTCGTCCCTTGTACCTCGATCATATTGCTCTACATGTACAAGTAA